The following coding sequences are from one Triticum aestivum cultivar Chinese Spring chromosome 5A, IWGSC CS RefSeq v2.1, whole genome shotgun sequence window:
- the LOC123104971 gene encoding uncharacterized protein: protein MLSDTLSRSPSHSRSTSPARTPPREHWMTWYYREVEAERTVPFFSRPPTPFPRGAPPSSNAASGEATAEPAAGGGHTSAPGSSRGSQAGGGRRCPEYAECFMPLVADMSHSRRFAYALIDPPSHCPADLLCRAFEQRAGNPSIGLAASHYGAMMVIFSSEHARELALREFFPLPFDGHVIMLERPENGENYFGWEYTCFAQLSATGFPLEHWHEGGIRNALRSIGNV, encoded by the exons AT GCTTTCCGACACGCTTAGCCGGTCCCCGTCCCACTCCCGCTCCACCTCCCCCGCTCGCACCCCGCCCCGGGAGCACTGGATGACGTGGTACTACCGCGAGGTCGAAGCCGAGCGCACCGTGCCCTTCTTCTCGCGTCCGCCGACGCCTTTTCCCCGTGGCGCTCCTCCGTCCTCCAATGCCGCCTCGGGGGAGGCCACTGCTGAGCCTGCAGCCGGGGGTGGCCACACCTCCGCTCCCGGCAGCTCTCGGGGCAGTCAAGCGGGGGGCGGCCGTCGCTGTCCGGAGTATGCGGAGTGCTTCATGCCGCTGGTGGCGGACATGTCGCACTCCCGGCGCTTCGCCTATGCGCTTATCGACCCGCCATCGCATTGCCCGGCGGACCTCCTTTGCCGTGCGTTCGAGCAGCGGGCCGGCAACCCCTCCATTGGGTTGGCCGCCTCCCACTACGGCGCCATGATGGTGATCTTCTCGTCGGAGCATGCCCGTGAGCTCGCCCTGCGCGAGTTCTTCCCCCTCCCCTTCGACGGCCACGTCATCATGCTCGAGCGCCCAGAGAACGGCGAGAACTATTTTGGCTGGGAGTACACCTGCTTCGCCCAGCTCTCCGCCACCGGCTTCCCCCTCGAGCACTGGCATGAGGGTGGCATCCGCAATGCCTTGCGCTCCATCGGCAACGTGTGA